Below is a genomic region from Dehalococcoides mccartyi.
AAATACGCACCCCCGCCCCAGTTACCCGAAGCATCAGCAGTAGATATACCCCGTGCGGTTGAGGAATATGCGGAACTCCAGTCCCGTAAAAGTGAAATAGAAGCCAGAATAGATACTCTGAAAGAGTCTATTATTGAATACTGCCGTGCCAATTCGCTTGGACGGGTATACGGCAATGAACATTCACTCAGCTACAAAGAGGTTTCGCGTAGCGGGTATAACAATCAGGCGGTGCGGGATTTGCTTGTGCCGCTAGGGCTGTGGGACAAGGTTTCCGAATTGGATAAAAGCCTGCTGGAGAAATATCTGGAAACAGATGCCTGCGGACAGACACTGAAAGAAGAATTGCTGGCTTTAAAGGAAGTTGTATCTACCTCTCCGCGGCTGTATATCAAACAATTTTCAGCCGATAACGATAGCTGAAAGTGCAGGTTTGCAGATAGATGTTTTTTCAAATGATTGGTGTGTTTTTACTGGCGCTGGTGGAAATCTGGCTGGCCATACCGGCTGGTTTGATTTGGGGTTTGCACCCAGCTCTGGTTATTCTGCTGGTATGCGGCGGTACTTTAAGCGGCGTAGGTATTATTATTATTCTTTCAGAAAGAATACGGGCAGGCTCAAACCGCTGGCTGGATAAAAACCGTACGGGTGATGCCTCTGCAAGCCTGTCAGCACTCTTTGCCCAGATTATTGCGGCTTTGCAGGAAAGGCTTCATTCGGGCCGGCTGTACAAAATATGGTTAAAATACGGAATTATAGGGTTGGGTCTTTTGTCACCCGTGTTAACCAGTGCCCCCTTAGCTGCCTTTTTAGGGGTGATGCTAAACGCAGACAAGCTGAAGCTGTTTATCTGGATATCAGCAGGGGTAGCGGTTTGGACAACTGGGCTCACGTTGGCTATGTATTTTGGTTTGATACTGCTGGGAATCTAAGAATATATCCGAAATGCTTAGTAAAAAATCAAAAAACCTGATGCTAAAAGTAAAAACATGTGGTACAATAAATTCTAGCAAACAAAGAGGCAGATTGCTAAAATTTATTATTGTTCGGGTATTTTAACAGTGTTATACTTATAAGAGCGAGCCTTCCCATAGGCTTGCTAATCATGTTTGGGGGATTGAATGAAGGTTTATCATCTGGCATATGAGCCAAGTTACCATTCAATGGATTTTCATTTTTGGACTGAATGTAATTTAAAATGCCGCGGTTGTTATACCAATTACGAGGTTTACGATTTTGGTCTGCTGGATGATCCTGTAGCTGAGATAATTACCCGTGAAAGGCAAGCCCCTCCCACTAAATTTCTAACGTTTGACCAGGTTATGGAAAAGATAGATGGCTATACTATAAAATATGCGGTTTTTCTGGGTACGGAGGCGGTGCTTGACCCTGAGCTGCCTAAACTGGCTAAGGCTGTCCATGAAAAATACGGCTCTTACAATATTCTGCTAACCAACGGTATCAGGATGCCTGACCTTACAGATATTGACCAGGTTATTTTCAGCCTGAAGGCGTATTCCGAAGATATATATCGTGATTATACCAGCCGCTCAAATAAATCCGCGCTGGAAAATCTGAAGAAGATACATGCTTCATTAGGTGAGCGCAAACTCCATGTAGAAGTGGTGTACATACCTGATTATATAGCCAAAGACGAAATAGAAAAGGTAGCCCAGTTTTTAGCCAGCATAGATAAAGATATGTCTTTCCGCATTGACGCTTATTTCCCTATTCCGGGTTGTCCTTGGCGGGCGGCCAACAAGGAAGAAGTGGAAGAAGCAGCCGAAGTTGCCCGCAAGTACCTGAACAATGTAGTGGTACTTACGTTGGATATGAAACGAATCGGTGATAAGGCAGTTAAGGTTTTTTAAATGACAGTAGAATCCGGCAGACAATCAGTTGTGATAGCAGCACGTTTATCCACTACCGCCAAAAGGGTATTGGAAAAGCGGTATCTCAAAAAAGATGCTGACGGACGGGTGATTGAAACGCCTGAGGATATGTTCCACAGGGTAGCCAGAGTAGTAGCTTCTGCCGAATATAAATATGCACCGGGTGCGGATATAAGCCGTATTGAAGAGGAATTTTATCAGGCTATGTTCCGCCTGGAGTTCCTGCCCAATTCACCCACCTTATTGAATGCCGGGCGGCAAGTAGGGCAGCTTTCAGCCTGTTTTGTTTTGCCGGTAGAAGACTCCATTGAATCTATTTTTGATGCCGTAAAACAGACAGCTCTTATTCATAAAAGCGGGGGCGGCACAGGGTTTTCATTCTCCGACCTGCGTCCTGCCGGAGATAGGGTTGGGGAACTCACCGAAGTGGCCGGCGGCCCGGTCTCTGTAATTAATATATTTGCTGCAGCAGCAGATTATGTGCGGCAGGGTGGGGTTCGCCGCGGGTGTAACGCCGCTATTTTAGATGTAACTCATCCCGATATCCTTAATTTTATCTCCTGCAAGGGTGACCCGAATGCCCTGACCAATTTTTATATTTCAGTTGTGGTAACCCGAGACTTCATGACCAAAGTACGAAATGGTGAAGATTACGATATTATCAACCCGCACACCGGTGAGGTAGTTCAGCGGCTAAACGCCGCCTGTGTGTTTGATCGTATTGTGGACCAGGCTTGGAAAACGGGTGATCCGGGTTTGGTATTTATAGACCGTATAAATGATGATAATCCCACCCCGTTATTAGGGCGCATCAAGCATGTAAGCGGTTGCGGAGAGCAAACCCTTCTGCCATATGAATCTTGCAATCTTGGTTCAATCTCTTTGCCTCGTATGCTCAAGCGTGATGGCGAACGGGTAGTGGTAGACTATGAAAAGCTGGGGCGGACAGTTAAAATGGCTATCCGCTTTCTGGATAATGTAATAGATGTAAACAAGTTTCCTACTCCTGAAATTGAAAAAGCCACGCTGCGTAATCGCAAAGTAGGCTTGGGGGTTATGGGTTTTGCCGATATGCTGGTTTTGATGGGTATACCATACAATTCCGAAGAGGCTATATTTCAGGCTGACCAGATAATGGAATTTATTAAAGAAACTTCCCACCGTGCTTCGTCAAAACTAGCCGAAGTCAGAGGGTCTTTCCCTGCTTATGAAGGCAGTATTTATGACGTACCGGGCGGACGCCCCATGCGGAATGCCACTTGTACCAGCATAGCTCCCACCGGCACGCTTTCCATTATAGCCGGGGTATCTTCGGGCATAGAGCCTTCTTTCGCTATGGTATTTGTCAGGAATATACTTGATGGTGAAAACCTGCTGGAGATAAACCCGTATTTTGAAGAAATGGCCAGACGCGGAGGTTTCCATTCAAAAGAGCTGTTTGAGAAACTGGTTTCCTCAAACCATCTGCATGATATAGAGTGTATACCGGACTGGCTTAAACGTCTGCTGGTTACTGCTCACCGCATTCGCCCCGAATGGCATATCCGTATTCAGGCGGCTTTCCAAAAGTATACTGATAATGCTGTTTCCAAGACGGTAAATTTCTCCCATGAGGCTACCCGTGAGGATATGGCGAATGTGTTTAATATGGCCTATGACAAGGGGCTTAAAGGGATAACAGTATACCGTGACGGAAGCCGGGCAGCTCAGCCTTTATGCACCTGCGAATCAGGTGTAAAGCTGGTAGACCAGTATCTGGATAACTGCTCCTGTCGTTAGGTATGTTTATTCA
It encodes:
- a CDS encoding small multi-drug export protein; this translates as MFFQMIGVFLLALVEIWLAIPAGLIWGLHPALVILLVCGGTLSGVGIIIILSERIRAGSNRWLDKNRTGDASASLSALFAQIIAALQERLHSGRLYKIWLKYGIIGLGLLSPVLTSAPLAAFLGVMLNADKLKLFIWISAGVAVWTTGLTLAMYFGLILLGI
- a CDS encoding radical SAM protein, producing the protein MKVYHLAYEPSYHSMDFHFWTECNLKCRGCYTNYEVYDFGLLDDPVAEIITRERQAPPTKFLTFDQVMEKIDGYTIKYAVFLGTEAVLDPELPKLAKAVHEKYGSYNILLTNGIRMPDLTDIDQVIFSLKAYSEDIYRDYTSRSNKSALENLKKIHASLGERKLHVEVVYIPDYIAKDEIEKVAQFLASIDKDMSFRIDAYFPIPGCPWRAANKEEVEEAAEVARKYLNNVVVLTLDMKRIGDKAVKVF
- a CDS encoding adenosylcobalamin-dependent ribonucleoside-diphosphate reductase, with amino-acid sequence MTVESGRQSVVIAARLSTTAKRVLEKRYLKKDADGRVIETPEDMFHRVARVVASAEYKYAPGADISRIEEEFYQAMFRLEFLPNSPTLLNAGRQVGQLSACFVLPVEDSIESIFDAVKQTALIHKSGGGTGFSFSDLRPAGDRVGELTEVAGGPVSVINIFAAAADYVRQGGVRRGCNAAILDVTHPDILNFISCKGDPNALTNFYISVVVTRDFMTKVRNGEDYDIINPHTGEVVQRLNAACVFDRIVDQAWKTGDPGLVFIDRINDDNPTPLLGRIKHVSGCGEQTLLPYESCNLGSISLPRMLKRDGERVVVDYEKLGRTVKMAIRFLDNVIDVNKFPTPEIEKATLRNRKVGLGVMGFADMLVLMGIPYNSEEAIFQADQIMEFIKETSHRASSKLAEVRGSFPAYEGSIYDVPGGRPMRNATCTSIAPTGTLSIIAGVSSGIEPSFAMVFVRNILDGENLLEINPYFEEMARRGGFHSKELFEKLVSSNHLHDIECIPDWLKRLLVTAHRIRPEWHIRIQAAFQKYTDNAVSKTVNFSHEATREDMANVFNMAYDKGLKGITVYRDGSRAAQPLCTCESGVKLVDQYLDNCSCR